In Oncorhynchus nerka isolate Pitt River linkage group LG21, Oner_Uvic_2.0, whole genome shotgun sequence, the following are encoded in one genomic region:
- the LOC115103911 gene encoding kinesin-like protein KIF16B isoform X3, with protein MASVRVAVRLRPMNRREKDLTAKNIIEMKGDKTTITNLKIPDGITGDSMRESKKTFTYDFSYDSADSKSNTFISQEKVFKDLGSDVLKAAFQGYNACIFAYGQTGSGKSYTMMGNPGDAGLIPRICEGLFSRIAGMTRWDEASFRTEVSYLEIYNERVRDLLRRKSTQTYNLRVREHPKDGPYVEDLSKHLVQNYHDVEELMEAGNINRTTAATGMNDTSSRSHAIFTINFTQAKFDAEMPCETISKIHLVDLAGSERADATGATGVRLKEGGNINKSLVTLGNVISALADLSQDRVNTNLKKKQVFVPYRDSVLTWLLKDSLGGNSKTIMIATISPADVNYGETLSTLRYANRAKNIINKPTINEDCNVKLIRELRAEIARLKALLVQGNQIALLDSPTALSMEEKLHQNEARVLELTKEWTNKWNETQNILKEETLALRKEGIGVVLDSELPHLIGIDDDLLSTGIILYHLKEGRTNVGRDDASTVQDIVLHGLDLESEHCMFANQTGTVTLVPLNGAQCSVNGVQVTEASPLNQGAVILLGRTNMFRFNHPKEAAKLREKRKSGLLSSFSLSMTDLNKSCENLSTVMLYNPGLFTEKGPIYLRLEFERQQREELEKLEHKRRLIKEMEDRQKCEKAELERLQQEVESQRKESEQVQQRIRRQEETLRCRSQDIESRLRDLLAEKQRFEEERHRETKELELHRRQRRKQQEEREGEKMQDEEAQRHSEAAERAEQAEIFRELERLKREHEEQAVRLEAERRRLEEREMEQLGLVGRLEEQLRERHEAAAALLTREDTRRLEEGRRALAEIRSALLCAKEASGRSDCDGMGEEAGRAAQDRYTDFKAAQVEELGQLEEGLRLQKECLEKEVASERAALAVLVHAHKERQRQLRETQEKGAQDSSELSQEEQRMQQAEQRLLFKERRLASLTDSLLPAVAEERQRAEELLKLGSSSGAGSISNISLGLDNTLYQVEKELEEKEERLTSHCASAEQLQQLQETYEFTANVARQEKKVRRKEKEILESREKQQRESLEQAVARLERRHSALRRSVSLDPESVESRHKASVLGPARELDQERVDREIQKLKQRINKTEGSGRSHTGSGDEKTSLSTPPVSPIQSLPPVLPITDDGINAYIEEEVKRRLQKLNLFNGDKNIELLLSSESLQDDDKLQNLVNPRKLKYEFNHNWIFTLGGGRS; from the exons ATGGCATCGGTGCGGGTGGCTGTCCGGCTCAGGCCTATGAACAGACG GGAGAAGGACTTGACTGCCAAAAACATCATTGAAATGAAAGGGGACAAGACCACCATTACAAACTTGAAG ATACCAGATGGCATTACCGGGGATTCGATGAGGGAGAGTAAAAAGACCTTCACCTATGACTTCTCCTATGACTCCGCTGACAGTAAAAGCAACACCTTTATCTCTCAGGAAAag GTGTTCAAAGACTTGGGCTCAGATGTTCTCAAGGCTGCGTTCCAAGGCTACAATGCCTGCATCTTCGCCTACGGCCAGACCGGCTCGGGGAAGTCCTACACCATGATGGGAAATCCA GGAGATGCTGGTCTCATTCCACGGATATGTGAGGGTCTGTTCAGCCGGATTGCTGGGATGACTCGTTGGGATGAGGCCTCCTTCCGCACCGAGGTCAG CTACCTGGAGATCTACAATGAACGTGTCAGGGACCTGCTCAGGAGGAAGTCCACCCAAACCTACAACCTGAGGGTGAGGGAGCACCCAAAAGATGGACCCTACGTGGAAG ACCTGTCCAAGCACCTGGTGCAGAACTACCACGACGTGGAGGAGCTGATGGAGGCGGGCAACATCAACCGCACCACGGCCGCCACGGGCATGAACGACACCAGCAGCCGCTCGCACGCCATCTTCACCATCAACTTCACCCAG GCTAAGTTTGATGCGGAGATGCCCTGCGAGACGATCAGTAAAATCCACCTGGTGGACTTGGCGGGCAGCGAGAGAGCGGACGCCACCGGTGCCACTGGAGTCCGGCTCAAGGAGGGCGGCAACATCAACAAGTCACTGGTCACCCTGGGCAATGTCATCTCCGCTTTAG CGGACCTGAGCCAGGACAGAGTGAACACCAACCTGAAGAAGAAGCAGGTGTTTGTGCCTTACAGAGACTCTGTGCTAACGTGGCTCCTCAAGGACAGCCTGGGAGGCAACTCCAAGACCATCATGATCGCTA CCATTTCACCTGCTGACGTCAACTACGGCGAGACGCTGAGCACTCTGCGCTACGCCAACCGTGCCAAGAACATCATCAACAAGCCCACGATCAACGAGGACTGCAACGTCAAGCTCATTCGAGAGCTCAGGGCCGAAATCGCCCGACTGAAGGCCCTTCTGGTCCAGGGAAACCAG ATTGCACTTCTTGACTCACCCACCGCTCTGAGCATGGAGGAGAAACTACACCAGAACGAAGCCCGA GTGTTGGAGCTAACCAAGGAGTGGACTAACAAGTGGAATGAAACTCAGAACATTCTCAAG GAAGAAACCCTTGCCCTGAGGAAAGAGGGAATCGGTGTCGTCCTCGATTCGGAGTTGCCTCATCTAATTGGTATCGACGACGACCTCCTAAGTACTGGCATCATCCTCTACCATCTAAAG GAGGGCAGGACGAATGTTGGCCGAGACGATGCGTCGACTGTTCAGGACATTG TTCTCCATGGGCTGGACCTAGAGAGTGAACACTGCATGTTTGCGAACCAGACCGGCACCGTCACACTGGTTCCACTCAATGGGGCCCAGTGCTCCGTGAATGGAGTGCAAGTGACAGAAGCCTCCCCACTAAACCAAG GTGCTGTTATCCTTCTGGGGAGAACCAACATGTTCCGTTTCAACCACCCTAAAGAGGCAGCTAAACTAAGGGAAAAGAGGAAG AGTGGACTGCTCTCTTCCTTTAGTCTGTCCATGACCGATCTCAACAAATCATGTGAGAACCTCTCCACAGTAATGCTCTACAACCCAGG TCTCTTCACTGAAAAGGGGCCTATCTATCTCAG GTTGGAATTTGAGAGACAGCAACGGGAAGAGCTGGAGAAGCTGGAACACAAAAG GAGGCTTATTAAGGAGATGGAAGACAGGCAGAAGTGTGAGAAGGCGGAGCTGGAGCGCCTGCAACAGGAGGTGGAGTCCCAGCGGAAGGAGTCGGAGCAGGTGCAGCAGCGCATCCGCCGCCAGGAGGAGACCCTCCGCTGCCGCAGCCAGGACATCGAGAGCCGCCTGCGCGACCTCCTGGCTGAGAAGCAGCGCTTTGAGGAGGAGCGCCACCGCGAGACCAAGGAGCTGGAGCTACACAGGCGCCAGCGGCGAAAGCAGCAGGAGGAGCGCGAGGGTGAGAAGATGCAGGACGAGGAGGCGCAACGCCATAGTGAGGCGGCAGAGCGTGCCGAGCAGGCGGAGATCTTCCGCGAGCTGGAGCGGTTGAAGCGGGAGCACGAGGAGCAGGCCGTGCGGCTGGAGGCAGAAAGGCGGAGGCTGGAGGAGCGCGAGATGGAGCAGCTAGGCCTGGTGGGGCGCCTAGAAGAGCAGCTGAGGGAGCGCCACGAAGCGGCGGCTGCCCTGCTGACCCGCGAGGACACCCGGCGCCTGGAAGAGGGGCGACGTGCCTTGGCCGAGATCCGCTCCGCCCTGCTCTGCGCCAAGGAGGCCAGCGGGCGCTCCGACTGCGACGGAATGGGCGAGGAGGCCGGGCGTGCCGCCCAGGACCGTTACACGGACTTCAAGGCAGCGCAGGTGGAGGAGCTGGGTCAGTTGGAGGAGGGTCTCCGGCTGCAGAAGGAGTGCCTGGAGAAGGAGGTGGCGTCAGAGCGCGCAGCCCTGGCCGTCCTGGTCCACGCCCACAAGGAGCGGCAGCGACAGCTGCGAGAGACCCAGGAGAAGGGGGCGCAGGACTCCTCAGAACTCTCCCAGGAAGAGCAGCGGATGCAACAGGCCGAGCAGCGCCTCCTCTTCAAGGAGCGCCGGCTAGCCAGCCTAACCGACAGCCTCCTGCCGGcggtggctgaggaaaggcagaGGGCGGAGGAGCTGCTGAAACTCGGAAGCTCCTCTGGCGCTGGCAGCATTTCGAACATCTCCCTGGGACTAGACAACACCCTGTACCAGGTGGAAAAGGAACTTGAGGAGAAGGAGGAGCGCCTTACCTCACACTGCGCCAGCGCCGAGCAGCTTCAGCAGCTGCAGGAGACGTACGAGTTCACGGCCAATGTGGCGCGCCAGGAGAAAAAAGTGCGGCGCAAGGAAAAGGAGATCCTGGAGTCACGGGAGAAGCAGCAGCGTGAGTCCCTGGAGCAGGCAGTGGCGCGCCTGGAGAGAAGGCACTCGGCGCTGAGGCGCAGTGTCTCACTGGACCCAGAGAGTGTGGAATCCAGGCACAAGGCCTCCGTTCTGGGGCCCGCGCGGGAACTCGACCAAGAGAG GGTGGACCGGGAGATCCAGAAGCTGAAGCAGAGGATCAATAAAACTGAGGGAAGT
- the LOC115103912 gene encoding U2 small nuclear ribonucleoprotein B''-like isoform X2, whose translation MIRSRRMFGQVMDIVAMKTMKMRGQAFVVFKELASSTNALRQLQGFPFYNKPMRIQYAKTDSEVISKIRGTFGDKDKKKDRKKKAQDQVANVAKKPALGSANTNNAPTTMQVPDNPPNYILFLNNLPEETNEMMLSMLFNQFPGFKEVRLVPGKHDISFVEFESEGQAGVAKDALQGFRITAQCAMKITYAKK comes from the exons ATGATAAGATCAAGAAGGATG TTTGGGCAAGTCATGGACATTGTTGCCATGAAAACCATGAAGATGAGAGGGCAGGCGTTTGTGGTGTTCAAAGAGCTTGCCTCGTCTACGAACGCACTGCGTCAACTTCAAGGTTTTCCTTTCTACAATAAGCCCATG CGCATTCAGTATGCTAAGACAGACTCTGAGGTGATCTCCAAAATCAGAGGCACATTTGGGGACAAGGACAAGAAGAAGGACAGGAAGAAGAAGGCTCAAGATCAAGTGGCCAACGTGGCCAAGAAACCAGCACTG GGATCAGCCAACACAAACAATGCTCCAACAACCATGCAG GTCCCAGACAATCCACCCAACTACATTTTATTCCTTAATAACCTGCCAGAGGAAACGAATGAAATGATGCTCTCCATGCTGTTCAATCA ATTCCCTGGTTTCAAAGAGGTGCGACTCGTCCCTGGCAAACACGACATCTCCTTTGTAGAGTTTGAGAGCGAGGGCCAGGCGGGAGTGGCCAAAGATGCACTGCAGGGCTTCCGGATTACGGCCCAATGCGCCATGAAGATCACTTATGCGAAGAAGTAG
- the LOC115103912 gene encoding U2 small nuclear ribonucleoprotein B''-like isoform X1, translating to MDIRPNHTIYINNVNDKIKKDELKRSLYALFSQFGQVMDIVAMKTMKMRGQAFVVFKELASSTNALRQLQGFPFYNKPMRIQYAKTDSEVISKIRGTFGDKDKKKDRKKKAQDQVANVAKKPALGSANTNNAPTTMQVPDNPPNYILFLNNLPEETNEMMLSMLFNQFPGFKEVRLVPGKHDISFVEFESEGQAGVAKDALQGFRITAQCAMKITYAKK from the exons ATGGATATTCGACCAAACCACACCATTTACATCAATAATGTAAATGATAAGATCAAGAAGGATG AACTGAAGCGGTCACTCTATGCCCTGTTCTCTCAGTTTGGGCAAGTCATGGACATTGTTGCCATGAAAACCATGAAGATGAGAGGGCAGGCGTTTGTGGTGTTCAAAGAGCTTGCCTCGTCTACGAACGCACTGCGTCAACTTCAAGGTTTTCCTTTCTACAATAAGCCCATG CGCATTCAGTATGCTAAGACAGACTCTGAGGTGATCTCCAAAATCAGAGGCACATTTGGGGACAAGGACAAGAAGAAGGACAGGAAGAAGAAGGCTCAAGATCAAGTGGCCAACGTGGCCAAGAAACCAGCACTG GGATCAGCCAACACAAACAATGCTCCAACAACCATGCAG GTCCCAGACAATCCACCCAACTACATTTTATTCCTTAATAACCTGCCAGAGGAAACGAATGAAATGATGCTCTCCATGCTGTTCAATCA ATTCCCTGGTTTCAAAGAGGTGCGACTCGTCCCTGGCAAACACGACATCTCCTTTGTAGAGTTTGAGAGCGAGGGCCAGGCGGGAGTGGCCAAAGATGCACTGCAGGGCTTCCGGATTACGGCCCAATGCGCCATGAAGATCACTTATGCGAAGAAGTAG